The DNA region ATTGGCTATAGGGGCTCATCCGGATGATGTGGAGTTAGGTTGCGGCGGAACCATTGCAAAGGAGGTGGCAAGGGGAAAAAAAGTAGGTATTCTCGATTTAACCCGAGGTGAATTGGGTACTCGTGGTTCTGCTGAAATTCGTGATAAGGAAGCCGCCGATTCGGCAAAAATATTGGGCGTATCGGTGCGAGAAAATTTAAGATTTGCCGATGGTTTTTTTGTGAATGACAAAATCCATCAGTTGGAAATCATAAAAATCATCCGAAAGTACCAACCCGAAATTGTATTGTGCAATGCTGTTGACGACCGACATATTGACCACGGAAAAGCTAGTAAATTGGCTAGTGATGCCTGTTTTTTAAGTGGTTTGGCAAAAATTGAAACCATTAGAAATAATGAGCTGCAAAGTGCTTGGCGCCCAAAGCAAGTGTATCACTATATACAGTGGAAGAATATAGAGCCCGATTTTGTGGTTGATATTTCTGGGTTTGTAGATAAAAAAATGGAGGCGGTTCTGGCTTATAAAACACAGTTTTTTAATGAAGATAGTAAAGAGCCTGAAACACCCATATCAAGTAAGAATTTTACAGATAGTGTGATTTACCGTGCGCGAGATTTAGGCCGATTAATTGGGGTTGAACATGCCGAAGGCTTTACCGTAGAGCGCCATGTGGCTGTCGATAGTCTGTTCGATTTGAAGTAGTTGAACAAAAAAGTGTTTTTATTTTAGTTTTTTAGCACGAAATCTTAAAAAAAGGTTTTGTAGATAAGCTTAAAACATTTACATTTGCACTCGCATTTATAATGCGTATTACACGGTGGCTTAATCTTGTTGGTTAGAGCCTTCCTTTTGAAAACTTTTTTAAAGTTTAAAATAAAAAAACATGGTGGTTGTAGCTCAGTTGGTTAGAGCGCCTGATTGTGGTTCAGGAGGTCGTCGGTTCGAGACCGATCTTCCACCCAAAAATAAAAGCCTCTCGGTTTCCGAGGGGCTTCTTTTGTTTTATAAAACACGGTTTTATTTTTTATTGGCTGTAGTATGTTGTTGTCATGCTGAATTTGATTCAGCATCTCCTGTTGTTTGAGAGTGACAATTTTATA from Tamlana crocina includes:
- the bshB1 gene encoding bacillithiol biosynthesis deacetylase BshB1, coding for MKLDILAIGAHPDDVELGCGGTIAKEVARGKKVGILDLTRGELGTRGSAEIRDKEAADSAKILGVSVRENLRFADGFFVNDKIHQLEIIKIIRKYQPEIVLCNAVDDRHIDHGKASKLASDACFLSGLAKIETIRNNELQSAWRPKQVYHYIQWKNIEPDFVVDISGFVDKKMEAVLAYKTQFFNEDSKEPETPISSKNFTDSVIYRARDLGRLIGVEHAEGFTVERHVAVDSLFDLK